The DNA region gagagagagagaagtcaccTTTGCATTCTGCACATTAAATATTCTTTAGATTCATTTCTGCACAAAGCATTTTCATAATTCTTGTCACGGAGACACTTCATGAACTTTTCTTTAAAGCTTTTACATTCacctaggaaaaaaaagaaagacagcatcCTATTTGTAGAGAGAAGGCCTGACCTGCTCACACGCCAAGTTTAGGAGCAGTGCTATGGTTTCCATCCAAATGTGTTCTCCTTGTGAGGCTGTGGATGTGGCTCTGAGGTAATGTGCATTTTTGGCATACAGCCTCCTAGGGTCAAGTCCTTGtacttcaaaacaacaacaacaacaaaaagaaacaaaggagctggagagatggctcactggttatgagcactgactgctcttacagagaccTGAGTTAGGTCCCCAGTACCGACATTGAGCAGCtaacaaatgcctgtaactccagctccagggtatcaaACACCGCCTTCTGGCTACCaagggtacctgcacacataatacatactcagatgcacacacatacacataaagttaaaaaattataataaagctAGTCAtattggtgcacacctttaatcagcactcaggagatagaggcaggtctGCTGCATTTCTCAGGGCTGTTTGCTtgtggtttggggggggggttccatgttgttgttgttattattattatgattattattattatgattatcattattattattattattattattattattattattattattgtagtgctgaggactgaactcattcctgtgcatgctaggcaccCGTTCAGCCTCTGAACTGTATCTCCAATTCtctcctagttttttttttttctttcacatttcagTTTCCCAAATCCTCTGGGCCGAAGTGTGGCTTAGAGGTGGACCACTCGCCTAGCACGTGCCAGGCCCTGGCTTTCAGCCCCAACATTAGATATCAAACagctttttgaaaatatttctttgccTAATGTTACTACAGACCCAGAGTCtcaggctggggagggaggatgtcCTGCGCTGCTACCAGGGTGTCTAACATCAAGTCCCACTCCTGTCACCATCCTGTCACATTAGCACCAAGTCTGAGCTCTTACTTGGAAGGACATGACAGGTGGCCCTCTGAAATAGGGATTCTCAAGATTAGTTTCTCTGACTGCACCCCCAAAGGGCTCTGAGCATGCCTAGCTCTACAACCCAAGAAGGGCCTATAATATTAACTGCTCTGCATCCTTAGGTCCAGTACCTCAGACCCCACCCACCAGATCTAGCATCCTGTCACCTAAATCCAACACAATGACAATGCCACAGGTCTATTACCGCACACACTGTCTCTCCTATTCAGCTCCTCCATCTTGCCTCTCGGGACCCTTGATCCAGCAGCCTTGGCCCTGTCACATCCAACTCCTTAGACACTGCACCTAAACTCTGCCCCGGCCACTCAAATCTAGTACCTCAGGCCCTGCCACCCAGATCTACAACCTCAGGCCCTGCCACTCAAACCTAGTACCCTAAAACCTGCCATGTATCATAAAGAAACAACTTTGCCAGACTTTGCCACCCAGACTCAGCAGCCCAGACCCTGAACCCAGATCCAGTACCCCGACCCTGCCACCCAGATATCCTGCACCCATAATTCTGTCACCCAAACCTTGCCATCCAGAACCAGTATCCCAGACCTGCCACCCACTTCCAATACCCCCGATCCTGTCACCTGTCACCGAAAAACAGCACTCCCTACCGCTCAGACTCAGCACCCTAGACGCTGCCACCCTGATTCAGTACCCCTAACTCTGCCACCCAATCCCAGGCCGCCAGCAACCTGAGCCTCGCCTCGCTTCGCCTCACCGAAGTGGTCCAGCGGGAAACTGCCTTTGTCTGGGGGCCGCGGCTGGAAGCTTTTGGTCCCGAAGTTCATAGCGGTCGACATCACGGCGAAATTAAGACCGGAGAGCGGCGGCGACGCAGGGCAGACGGCTGCACACCGAGCAGGTCGAGCGGACGACTGATCCCGCCCCCAGTCCACCGGGCCCCACCCACCAAGCCCCGCCTCTCCCATCTAGCCCCGCCCCCGCCGTACTGCGAAAGGACTTGACCCTGATTTCCAGCCCTCTGAGAAGCAAAAACCAGCAGTCATCTTTTGGTACCTAAGAGCAGTCAAGGACAGAAAGATGCAGCCCGAGGACACCTGTCTGTGCCCCGGGATCTTCATCCCATCCATCTGTCTGCCCGGGACTGAGTTTCCCATCTACTCAGAGGGTCTAATCAAGGAACAGTGCTACAAACAGGGgttttacaaacaaaataaagcaggGTGTAGTGCCTCACACCTGTAGACAGagttttggaggctgaggcaggaagattgcctgAGTTTTCATCAAACCTGAGCTATGTAGCAAGACCCAgtcccacaaaacaaaaatctccccCAAATGTTATCTTCTATGGTTCAAGAGACCAGAAGTCTGATCCTAAGGTGTTGGTCATTAGCCCTATTGTGGACGGCTGTCCCTGCTGTCTGTTCCAGGGAGTCCAGGTTCTCCCCAAGCCTCTGAGATGTTCTGTCAACTTTA from Mastomys coucha isolate ucsf_1 unplaced genomic scaffold, UCSF_Mcou_1 pScaffold22, whole genome shotgun sequence includes:
- the LOC116068649 gene encoding cytochrome c oxidase assembly protein COX19, with the translated sequence MSTAMNFGTKSFQPRPPDKGSFPLDHFGECKSFKEKFMKCLRDKNYENALCRNESKEYLMCRMQRQLMAPEPLEKLGFRDIMEGKPEAKEDC